In the genome of Palaemon carinicauda isolate YSFRI2023 chromosome 13, ASM3689809v2, whole genome shotgun sequence, one region contains:
- the LOC137651826 gene encoding putative mediator of RNA polymerase II transcription subunit 12, translated as MCYFTLNSPQPCRPGSSNSFNAWWSPVESLVNKLRLETRRCERRPLDATSPAVFIDFLLLVGVTLKMGVIKIQRVIVLEVRVGMWVGEVLDSGVSYVLGTTGLLTVCCSDSDGGVGGSSVPLCRPGCAPRVQAPHCSPAVARCVLAVLDDLHCTTYARRRSLDGRSHSSDGREIPRICTSHPLPFFDPFHDLRRRNNKPPMDDTASESSYDSASDYHLYEEILYEAATSTSSSKTTQESLPPPLPARPPHLFRSVKSQQHLQHSCQENQAAAQQTLKSHPLQSNGHQQQQQQQQQQQQQQQQQHHLAISQRLQPQEVQSSQQKQTVGHHGQTSSSSSSSSTKPADTPPQQQQPQPPKSQTLHQMQQQHLQDKHKEQLQHQQQSQSQTKPTPPPKPPKPPRTAYSPGGKQQSPPKLLPNSVASVATAPSTPSAKSQLQSHIHSILQESTPHVQSPKQKQQLSSEAAAALKPQTNKPKQRSNLYSIFRDRDHRRCLSASLHQEYQQDIQQEYLPEQQIKSAVKVATCASVAGADDDYGFKVVPHVV; from the exons ATGTGTTACTTCACGCTTAATagccctcagccttgtaggcctgggtcttccaactcttttaatgcctggtggagcccagttgaaagtttggtgaataaaCTGAGACTTGAAACTCGCAGGTGTGAGAGGCGTCCACTTGATGCCACCTCACCCGCTGTTTTTATTGACTTCTTGCTTCTCGTGGGCGTGACATTGAAAATGGGCGTCATTAAGATACAACGGGTGATAGTGTTGGAGGTTAGGGTGGGGATGTGGGTGGGTGAGGTTCTGGATTCGGGGGTTTCCTATGTCTTAG GGACGACGGGACTTCTGACAGTCTGTTGCTCGGACAGTGACGGGGGAGTTGGGGGGAGCAGCGTGCCCCTCTGCCGACCTGGATGCGCTCCGCGGGTCCAAGCCCCCCACTGTTCCCCGGCCGTAGCACGCTGTGTCTTGGCGGTTCTGGACGACTTACATTGCACTACCTACGCCAGACGACGATCCTTAGACGGCCGGAGCCACTCCAGCGACGGGCGTGAGATACCAAGGATCTGTACTTCACACCCATTGCCCTTTTTCGACCCTTTCCACGACCTTAGGAGGCGGAATAACAAGCCTCCTATGGACGATACGGCCTCAGAATCCTCCTATGACAGTGCCTCAGATTACCATCTGTACGAAGAGATTTTGTATGAGGCTGCCACTTCAACCTCATCCTCGAAAACGACCCAGGAATCATTGCCTCCCCCTCTCCCTGCCCGTCCTCCACATTTGTTCAGGAGCGTCAAGTCCCAACAACACCTTCAGCATTCCTGCCAGGAAAATCAAGCAGCGGCACAGCAGACGCTGAAGTCCCACCCTTTGCAGTCTAATGGccatcaacagcagcaacagcagcagcagcagcaacagcagcagcaacaacaacaacatcacttAGCAATTTCACAACGACTACAACCTCAAGAAGTACAAAGTTCTCAACAAAAGCAAACAGTTGGCCATCATGGTcagacttcttcctcctcctcctcctcctccactaagCCTGCAGACACACCgccacagcagcagcagccgcagccCCCAAAGTCCCAAACATTACACCAGATGCAGCAGCAGCACCTTCAGGATAAACATAAAGAACAGTTGCAGCATCAACAACAGTCGCAAAGTCAGACAAAGCCTACGCCTCCTCCAAAGCCCCCTAAGCCACCAAGAACAGCATATTCTCCTGGGGGAAAGCAACAGTCTCCTCCCAAGCTATTGCCAAATTCAGTAGCCAGTGTTGCAACAGCTCCATCTACACCCAGTGCTAAGTCACAGCTACAGTCTCACATACATTCTATCCTCCAGGAAAGTACTCCACATGTACAGTCACCAAAACAAAAGCAACAGCTTTCCTCTGAGGCGGCAGCGGCTCTCAAACCGCAAACGAACAAGCCGAAGCAGCGTAGTAACCTTTACTCCATCTTTAGAGATAGAGATCACCGTCGGTGTCTTTCTGCATCGCTTCATCAAGAGTACCAGCAAGACATCCAGCAGGAATATTTACCAGAGCAGCAAATAAAGTCAGCAGTGAAGGTGGCAACCTGCGCATCAGTGGCTGGGGCTGACGATGACTATGGGTTCAAAGTGGTACCTCATGTTGTGTGA